From the genome of Schaalia dentiphila ATCC 17982, one region includes:
- the pyk gene encoding pyruvate kinase: protein MRRAKIVCTIGPATETPEQLQALVDAGMDVARINRSHGKPEEHAAVISRVRKASATSGRAIAVLVDLQGPKIRLETFQDGPQELKIGDTFTITTRDVPGTKELVGTTFKGLPGDCAPGDRLLIDDGNVAVRVVEVTETDVVTRVEVPGMVSDHKGLNLPGVAVSVPALSEKDKEDLRWAIEQDADFIALSFVRSAEDINDVHEIMDEMGKRIPVIAKIEKPQAVEALEDIIEAFDGIMVARGDLGVEMPLEAVPLVQKRAIELARIAAKPVIVATQVMDSMIKNPRPTRAEASDCANAILDGADAVMLSGETSVGAFPIETVRTMAAIIESTEENGGERIASIPGFYADRAGVICEAAARIAEHMDARYLVTFSQSGTSARLLSRMRRPIPMLAFTPLESTRRRLALSWGIQAYRVPEVQHTDDMVWQLDQVVQSAHLADIGDQLVIVAGMPPGIAGSSNMLRIHEVGDEADYAIGGARHS from the coding sequence ATGCGTCGAGCTAAGATTGTCTGCACTATTGGACCTGCCACTGAAACCCCTGAGCAGCTCCAGGCACTGGTGGACGCCGGCATGGATGTCGCGCGTATCAACCGGTCGCATGGAAAGCCTGAGGAACACGCGGCCGTCATTTCGCGCGTGAGGAAGGCGTCTGCGACGTCCGGCCGCGCGATCGCGGTTCTCGTCGACCTCCAGGGCCCCAAGATCCGTCTTGAGACGTTCCAGGATGGCCCCCAGGAACTGAAGATCGGTGACACCTTCACCATCACGACCCGCGACGTTCCCGGCACCAAGGAACTCGTCGGTACGACTTTTAAGGGCCTGCCCGGTGACTGCGCTCCTGGCGACCGCCTGCTGATCGACGACGGTAACGTCGCGGTCCGCGTCGTCGAGGTCACCGAGACCGACGTCGTTACCCGCGTCGAGGTTCCCGGCATGGTGTCGGACCACAAGGGCCTTAACTTGCCAGGCGTCGCCGTCTCCGTTCCTGCCCTGTCCGAGAAGGACAAGGAGGATCTGCGCTGGGCCATCGAGCAGGATGCCGACTTCATTGCCCTGTCCTTCGTGCGTTCCGCCGAGGACATCAACGATGTCCACGAGATCATGGACGAGATGGGCAAGCGCATCCCGGTTATCGCCAAGATCGAGAAGCCGCAGGCTGTCGAGGCGCTGGAAGACATCATCGAGGCCTTCGACGGCATCATGGTCGCCCGCGGTGACCTCGGTGTCGAGATGCCCCTTGAGGCCGTCCCGCTGGTGCAGAAGCGCGCCATCGAACTCGCCCGCATTGCCGCCAAGCCCGTCATTGTCGCGACACAGGTCATGGATTCCATGATCAAGAACCCGCGCCCGACGCGAGCCGAGGCCTCCGACTGTGCCAACGCGATTCTCGACGGTGCCGATGCGGTCATGCTCTCCGGCGAGACCTCGGTCGGCGCGTTCCCCATCGAGACGGTGCGAACGATGGCCGCGATCATCGAGTCGACGGAAGAGAATGGCGGCGAGCGTATCGCCTCGATCCCCGGCTTCTACGCCGACCGCGCGGGCGTCATCTGTGAGGCCGCGGCGCGTATCGCCGAGCACATGGATGCCCGCTACCTCGTGACCTTCAGCCAGTCCGGTACCTCCGCTCGTCTGCTGTCGCGCATGCGCCGCCCGATCCCGATGCTGGCCTTCACGCCGCTCGAATCGACGCGTCGCCGCCTCGCCCTGTCGTGGGGTATCCAGGCCTATCGAGTGCCCGAGGTGCAGCACACGGACGACATGGTGTGGCAGCTCGATCAGGTGGTTCAGTCTGCGCACCTGGCGGACATCGGCGATCAGCTGGTCATCGTTGCTGGTATGCCCCCGGGCATCGCCGGCTCCTCGAACATGCTGCGTATCCATGAAGTCGGAGATGAGGCCGACTACGCGATTGGCGGAGCCCGCCACTCGTGA
- a CDS encoding ANTAR domain-containing response regulator, which produces MSEEQAEPRRVLVAEDEGLIRLDIVETLTQAGFEVVGEAADGEEAVELALELEPDLCVMDVKMPKMDGITAAEKILQELSCAVVMLTAFSQTELVERARDAGAMAYVVKPFSPADLIPAVEIALSRHAEIESLEDQIADLSDRFETRKRVDRAKGLLMKNMGMSEPEAFRWIQKTSMDRRLSMREVADAVINQVDD; this is translated from the coding sequence ATGAGTGAAGAGCAGGCTGAACCGCGTCGCGTCCTCGTCGCAGAAGACGAGGGGTTGATTCGTCTCGATATCGTAGAGACGCTGACGCAGGCGGGGTTCGAGGTCGTTGGCGAGGCTGCCGACGGTGAGGAAGCTGTCGAGCTTGCACTCGAGCTCGAACCCGATCTGTGCGTGATGGATGTCAAGATGCCGAAGATGGACGGCATCACCGCAGCAGAGAAGATCCTGCAGGAACTGTCCTGCGCTGTTGTCATGTTGACGGCTTTCTCCCAGACGGAGCTCGTTGAGCGTGCGCGTGACGCCGGCGCGATGGCATACGTCGTGAAGCCCTTCAGCCCTGCTGACCTGATCCCTGCCGTTGAGATCGCTCTGTCGCGTCACGCTGAGATCGAGTCGCTCGAGGATCAGATCGCCGATCTGTCGGATCGCTTCGAGACCCGAAAGCGCGTTGACCGCGCGAAGGGTCTGCTCATGAAGAATATGGGCATGAGCGAGCCTGAGGCCTTCCGCTGGATTCAGAAGACATCGATGGATCGTCGTCTGTCCATGCGTGAGGTTGCTGACGCGGTGATCAACCAGGTCGACGACTGA
- the lgt gene encoding prolipoprotein diacylglyceryl transferase: MSALIAAGIPSPSQGVWYLGPIPLRAYGIIIAAGMIIGVWWTARRYRDRGGNPDTLYDAALWAIPLGVVGARIYHVITSPDAYFGPGGDPMLAFQIWRGGLGIWGGVAFGALGVYIAVKRAGVRLGPIADSLAPALLIAQAIGRWGNWFNQELFGAPTTMPWGLQIDTAHMPAGYPAGTLFHPTFLYECLWNLAAAALIVWLDRRHRFAGGQVFGLYLMAYTAGRCWIEMLRIDDAHRVLGLRLNVWTSLLVFALGVLVFVVAGRLGRPTRVVAETTAEHADEEAQDLQTDAGESDADDVSGTSVSEDETAEESTLE; encoded by the coding sequence GTGAGCGCCCTCATCGCGGCCGGTATCCCGTCGCCCTCGCAGGGCGTCTGGTACCTAGGGCCGATTCCGCTGCGGGCCTACGGCATCATCATCGCCGCAGGCATGATCATCGGCGTCTGGTGGACGGCACGCCGTTACCGCGACCGCGGTGGAAACCCGGACACGCTGTACGACGCCGCACTCTGGGCGATCCCGCTTGGCGTCGTCGGCGCGCGTATCTACCATGTCATCACGTCCCCGGATGCTTACTTCGGTCCGGGTGGTGACCCGATGCTCGCTTTCCAGATTTGGCGTGGAGGCCTCGGCATTTGGGGCGGCGTCGCCTTCGGCGCGCTCGGCGTGTATATCGCGGTCAAACGTGCGGGTGTCCGCCTCGGCCCAATCGCCGACTCCCTGGCCCCGGCTCTGCTGATCGCCCAAGCGATCGGCCGTTGGGGAAACTGGTTCAACCAGGAGCTCTTCGGCGCTCCGACGACCATGCCGTGGGGCCTCCAGATCGACACGGCCCACATGCCCGCCGGCTACCCCGCGGGGACGCTGTTCCATCCGACGTTCCTCTACGAGTGCCTGTGGAACCTTGCCGCCGCCGCGCTCATCGTGTGGCTCGACCGGCGTCACCGCTTCGCCGGGGGACAGGTGTTCGGTCTGTACCTGATGGCCTACACCGCCGGCCGGTGCTGGATTGAGATGCTGCGCATCGACGATGCGCACAGAGTCTTGGGCCTGCGCCTCAATGTATGGACGTCCCTGCTCGTGTTCGCACTGGGCGTACTCGTGTTCGTCGTCGCCGGCCGGCTTGGGCGCCCGACGCGCGTTGTCGCTGAGACGACTGCGGAACACGCGGACGAAGAAGCCCAAGACCTGCAGACTGACGCCGGTGAATCCGATGCTGACGATGTTTCGGGGACCAGCGTGAGTGAGGATGAAACTGCTGAAGAGAGCACTCTCGAGTAG
- the trpB gene encoding tryptophan synthase subunit beta, producing MVAENFAQGPYFGDFGGRFVAESLMGPLEEVEAAWQHLWRDKSFQRRLRDLFLNYAGRPSLLTEAPRFAADLGGVRVFLKREDLNHTGSHKINNVLGQALLTKELGKTRVIAETGAGQHGVATATAAALLGLDCTIYMGREDTERQALNVARMQMLGAEVIAVTAGSATLKDAINEAFRDWVTNVETTNYIFGTAAGPHPFPELVRDLQRVIGDEARAQLLAAEGRLPDLVVACVGGGSNAIGSFTAFIDDPSVELLGCEAAGDGFDTGRHAASIAADEVGVLHGARTFVLQERDGQTKASHSISAGLDYPGVGPQHAWLARSGRASYIPVSDAEAMDAFLHLSRTEGIIPAIESSHALAGVRAWARAKSEAEGPFAPGEEPIVIVTVSGRGDKDVDTASRWFGYGQAKLQVIDPSAGPSGVAVLDENEEK from the coding sequence ATGGTTGCCGAGAACTTTGCGCAAGGACCGTACTTCGGTGATTTCGGTGGACGCTTCGTCGCCGAGTCCCTCATGGGCCCCCTCGAAGAGGTTGAGGCCGCGTGGCAGCACCTGTGGCGCGATAAGTCGTTCCAGCGCCGCCTGCGCGATCTGTTCCTGAACTACGCCGGACGTCCCTCGCTGCTGACTGAGGCACCGCGTTTCGCAGCCGACCTGGGCGGTGTGCGCGTGTTCCTGAAGCGCGAGGACCTGAACCACACGGGCTCGCACAAGATCAACAACGTGCTCGGTCAGGCCTTGCTCACCAAGGAGCTGGGCAAGACGCGTGTCATCGCCGAGACCGGCGCCGGCCAGCACGGCGTGGCCACCGCGACCGCCGCTGCTCTCCTCGGCCTCGACTGCACGATCTACATGGGACGTGAGGACACCGAGCGACAGGCGCTGAACGTCGCGCGTATGCAGATGCTCGGCGCCGAGGTTATCGCCGTGACGGCTGGATCGGCGACCCTCAAGGACGCGATCAACGAGGCCTTCCGCGACTGGGTGACCAACGTGGAGACGACCAACTACATCTTTGGTACGGCCGCCGGCCCGCACCCGTTCCCGGAGCTGGTGCGCGACCTTCAGCGTGTTATCGGCGACGAGGCGCGCGCACAGCTGCTCGCCGCCGAGGGACGCCTGCCCGACCTCGTCGTGGCCTGCGTGGGTGGCGGTTCCAACGCCATCGGATCCTTCACCGCGTTCATCGATGATCCCAGTGTCGAGCTGCTCGGTTGCGAGGCAGCCGGCGATGGCTTCGACACCGGGCGACACGCAGCCTCTATTGCCGCCGACGAGGTGGGTGTGCTGCACGGTGCACGCACGTTCGTGCTGCAGGAACGCGACGGCCAGACGAAGGCCTCCCACTCGATTTCCGCCGGCCTTGATTACCCGGGTGTCGGCCCGCAGCACGCGTGGTTGGCGCGCTCCGGCCGAGCCTCGTACATCCCCGTTTCTGACGCCGAGGCCATGGATGCTTTCCTACATCTGTCGCGTACGGAGGGCATCATTCCCGCGATCGAGTCCTCGCACGCCCTCGCCGGCGTGCGCGCCTGGGCCCGCGCGAAGTCAGAGGCCGAGGGCCCGTTCGCACCCGGTGAGGAGCCCATCGTGATCGTGACCGTGTCGGGTCGTGGCGACAAGGACGTGGATACGGCTTCGCGGTGGTTCGGCTACGGACAGGCGAAGCTGCAGGTCATCGACCCCAGCGCCGGCCCGTCGGGCGTTGCCGTCCTGGACGAGAACGAGGAGAAGTGA
- the trpA gene encoding tryptophan synthase subunit alpha, with protein sequence MTRAPHSAIAIDAALQRGDAALIAYLPVGFPSVEDSIRAGKVLADCGVDVIELGFPYSDPGMDGPTIQRATVAALDRGTHLEDLFHAVDELTSYGISTCSMTYWNPVEWWGVERFAKDFAAVGGSGLITPDLPPEEGAQWEAASDKYDLERIYLSAPSSPEHRLKLIAEHSRGWVYAASSMGVTGARAAVGAHVADVVERTRVAGAERVCVGLGVSNGAQAREIGAYADGVIVGSALVKTLFDENIDRGLKALGELATELKFGVTGVRS encoded by the coding sequence ATGACGCGTGCACCCCATTCAGCTATCGCGATTGACGCCGCCCTCCAGCGCGGCGACGCTGCGCTCATCGCATACCTGCCCGTGGGATTCCCGTCGGTCGAGGATTCGATCCGCGCGGGTAAGGTCCTGGCGGACTGCGGCGTCGACGTTATCGAGCTCGGCTTCCCGTACTCGGATCCGGGCATGGACGGCCCGACCATCCAGCGTGCGACCGTCGCAGCTCTCGATCGAGGCACGCACCTCGAGGATCTCTTCCACGCGGTGGACGAGCTAACCTCGTACGGTATTTCGACCTGCTCGATGACCTACTGGAATCCCGTCGAGTGGTGGGGCGTCGAGCGCTTCGCCAAGGACTTCGCCGCCGTCGGCGGCTCCGGCCTCATCACGCCGGACCTGCCGCCCGAGGAGGGCGCGCAGTGGGAGGCGGCGTCGGACAAGTACGACCTCGAACGAATTTATCTGAGCGCTCCTTCATCCCCCGAGCATCGCCTCAAGCTCATCGCCGAGCACTCGCGCGGCTGGGTCTACGCGGCCTCGTCGATGGGTGTGACGGGTGCGCGCGCAGCGGTCGGCGCTCACGTCGCCGACGTCGTGGAGCGTACCCGTGTCGCCGGAGCCGAGCGCGTGTGCGTGGGCCTCGGCGTCTCCAACGGCGCTCAGGCCCGCGAGATCGGCGCCTACGCGGACGGTGTCATCGTCGGATCCGCGCTCGTCAAGACTCTGTTCGACGAGAACATCGACCGTGGCCTGAAGGCCCTGGGCGAGCTCGCCACCGAGCTGAAGTTCGGCGTCACCGGGGTGCGCTCGTGA
- the trpC gene encoding indole-3-glycerol phosphate synthase TrpC has product MSVLDDIIAGVRQDLKEREDRVPLARIKEMETQVPEAKDALGALRNRDGAVKIISEVKRSSPSKGALAAIPDPAALASTYEAGGASVISVLTEQRRFNGSLADLDAVRAAVDIPTLRKDFIVTPYQIHEARAHGADLVLLIVAALEQNVLVSLLERTRSLGMEALVETHSRLEALRAMEAGASIIGVNARNLKTLEVDRSTVEQVIDVIPQDVVAVAESGVANAHDVFEYAKWGADAVLVGEALVTSGDPRASIQDMVSAGQHPALRTDRKARVAAARQEGQ; this is encoded by the coding sequence GTGAGCGTTCTCGATGACATTATCGCTGGGGTCCGTCAGGACCTGAAAGAGCGTGAAGACCGCGTCCCTCTGGCTCGGATCAAGGAGATGGAGACCCAGGTCCCGGAGGCGAAGGATGCTCTCGGTGCTCTGCGTAACCGCGACGGTGCCGTCAAGATCATCTCCGAGGTCAAGCGATCCTCGCCGTCTAAGGGTGCGCTCGCAGCGATCCCGGATCCGGCAGCTCTCGCGTCGACGTACGAGGCCGGGGGAGCGTCGGTCATCTCGGTGCTCACCGAGCAGCGTCGCTTCAATGGTTCGCTCGCGGATCTTGACGCTGTGCGCGCGGCCGTCGACATTCCGACTCTGCGCAAGGATTTTATCGTCACTCCGTATCAGATCCACGAGGCGCGTGCTCACGGCGCTGATCTCGTGCTGCTGATCGTCGCCGCGCTCGAGCAGAATGTGCTGGTGTCCCTGCTGGAACGCACTCGTTCGCTCGGCATGGAGGCATTGGTGGAGACGCACTCGCGACTCGAAGCCCTGCGCGCGATGGAGGCTGGTGCCTCGATCATTGGCGTCAACGCTCGCAATCTGAAGACGTTGGAAGTGGACCGCTCGACAGTTGAGCAGGTCATCGACGTGATTCCCCAGGATGTTGTCGCCGTCGCCGAGTCCGGCGTCGCGAATGCTCATGATGTTTTTGAATACGCCAAGTGGGGCGCGGACGCTGTTCTCGTCGGCGAAGCGCTCGTGACGTCGGGCGACCCCCGCGCGAGCATCCAGGACATGGTGAGTGCTGGGCAGCATCCCGCTCTGCGAACGGATCGTAAGGCTCGCGTCGCCGCGGCGCGTCAGGAAGGACAGTGA